A region from the Vibrio navarrensis genome encodes:
- a CDS encoding late competence development ComFB family protein: MQISVDVHNYMETLVGQVLAREEYTQEFTSEQLADLACLALVQLKPVYIRHDIDFLSALPEARLVQFKRNSEIAVKNAESMIIDDRRQNRSFDDVPVVFSHVNYDDDATLEWFEKPILPTHKTHK, translated from the coding sequence ATGCAGATCAGTGTAGATGTACATAACTACATGGAAACTTTAGTGGGTCAAGTACTCGCTCGAGAAGAATATACACAAGAGTTCACATCCGAACAATTGGCCGATTTGGCGTGTCTGGCGCTCGTGCAACTGAAACCTGTCTATATCAGGCATGATATTGATTTTTTGTCGGCATTACCGGAAGCTCGATTGGTACAATTTAAAAGAAATAGCGAAATTGCGGTAAAAAATGCAGAAAGTATGATCATTGACGACCGAAGACAAAATCGCAGTTTCGATGATGTACCCGTGGTATTTTCGCACGTTAATTATGACGATGACGCTACGTTAGAATGGTTTGAGAAACCAATTTTGCCAACACATAAGACACATAAATAA